CATTGCTAAATTCAAATTCCTTTAATTTTTCATCATATCCAAATTGTGCAAAATACTTGTATTTTTCGTTTTGTTTTAAAATAATGCTTCCCGCATTTACGTTTTTAAATAAGGAAATTATCTTTTCTAAAATAAATTGAGCTATATTTTCCACACTATCTTTTGGATTTATTTTTGCTAAAATCTCGTATATGGAAATCAAAAATTTATTAAGTTCTTCTACTTCTTTTTTTGACTTTTCGATATCTTCCATAGATTTCAAAATTTCCTCTTCATTCTCTATAACAACCTCTTGTAAATAATTTATACTCCTTTTTATACTTTCAAATTCCTCAAATTCCATATCCTCCTCAATTGGAGAATATTCAAGATAATTTTGAAAATAATTTAAACTTCCCTCAATTTTTGCCAATTTATTAGTTATATTTAAAGAATCTTTGTAAACCGTTCCTCGTAAATTAAAAAACATTAAAAAATATATTATAAAAAACAAAAACGAAAGAATTAAAAATATTAAAATTTCAAAGGATATATCTTTAAAAACATATATCACTTTTCCAGCATATTCAAAACTTGAAACCACGGAAAATAGTCTTTTTTCCCTAACAGGTGTTACAAACAAATTATTCCCACTTTTTTCTTCTAAAAATTTAAATAACGATTTATCGCCTTCTTCTAACTCACTTACAAGTATTTTGGATATTATTTCCACATTGTTTTTTTCAATATAAAATAGTAAAATTAGAGTTGAGATGGTAAATATTAAAAATAGAAAAATCAAAAGTAAAAAATTTTTTCTTAGATTTAAGAGGAAAAAATCAGAGATTTTCATACTATCACCTCAACAAATATTTTATCACATAGGAGGATTGAAATGAAAAAAGAAATTAATATAGGCAATGTGAAAATAGGTGGAAAAAATCCAATTGTCATTCAATCTATGACAAACACAAACACGGAAAATATTGAAGAAACACTATCACAAATAAATAGATTGTACAAAGCAGGCTGTGAATTAGTAAGAGTTTCAATTCCAACATTTGAAGCGGCAATAGCACTTAAAAATATTACAAAAAAATCTCCAATACCTGTAATAGCTGATATACACTATGACTACAAACTTGCAATAGAAAGCATTAAAAACGGTGCTAAAAAGATTAGAATAAACCCTGGAAATATAGGAAATAAAGAAAAAGTAAAAGAGATAGTAAAAGTTGCAAAAGAGTACAATATACCAATAAGGGTTGGAGCAAATTCTGGTTCAATTTCAAATGAATTTGCACACCTATCAAAAGTTGACGCACTTTGTGAATCTGCACTTAAAGAAGTTAAAATTTTAGAATCTTTGGGATTTTATAATATAGTAATATCAGTAAAGAGTTCAGATGTAAAAGAGACTATACAAGCATACGAAAAAATTTATAACATCACAGAATATCCATTACACTTAGGAGTTACAGAAGCAGGCACATATGAATGGGCTTTAATAAAATCATCCATTGCACTTGGATATCTTCTATACAACGGTATTGGAGATACAATTAGAATTTCAATTGCCGGTGATCCTGTAAACGAAGTAATTGTTGCAAAAAAAATACTTATATCTTTAAATTTAAGAAAAGGCCCACAAATAATTGCCTGCCCAACTTGCGCACGCACAAATATTGACGTTGAAAATTGGGCAAATATCTTGGAACAAAGATTTTCAAACAAAAATATTAAAATAGCGGTGTTGGGATGTGTCGTTAACGGGATTGGCGAAGGAAAAGATGCGGATATTGGAATAGCAGGTATTCCAAATGGATTTATATTATTTAAAGACGGGAAAATTATAGGGCAATTCAAATCTGAAGAAATAATAGATGTATTGGAAAAATATATCAATACAGGGGAAGAAAAATAAACCTTTTCTTGTTAATAGTAGATATTAAAAGATATTTTCTAGACTTCAAAAAAATTAAATTTTCACTTCCCAATCTATTTAATGCAGATCTTAAAAAATATGCATTAGTTATTGTTTGAAATTTTTCAGGCGATGAAATTTCAAGATGACCTTTATATTCCATATCAGATGAAGATGCAAAAAAGAATAATCCTGCTGAATTACCCGCCAACTTTAATCGAGAATACCTACCAGAAATCATAGATCTTCTTAAAAATCTTTTTAAATTTTTCAAGCTAATACGCATAAATTCTTTTGCGTTGGAAAATTCTTCTTCAAGTAAATAAATCATTTCTTCATTCAGATTTTCACCACATACATTAAAAAGTTGATCACTTTTTAATACCATATGTCTTAATCCATATCCCAATTCAATTTCTCTTCCTTTCAACAACTGTAGTGCTTTTATTAGATGTCTTGAAGAATAATACGGTATTCTCCATGAAAAAGTAGAACTTTTGTTATCCCTTCTAACATAATTAATTATTCCATTATTTTCAGCAACCAATCTAAAACCATTACCAAAAAATAAGTCTACAAAATTCCCTTCTTCAAGGTGCGAAGATACAAAATCAAGGTCATTTAAAAATGTACTTCTTGAAATATCTAAAAGTTTTTCATACCTATCTTCAAAATCTTTCAAATGAAAATCCTCAATTTTTAATTTTAAATTCTCATCTTTTGCCTTTAAAAATACATATCTACCATCTGAATAAATATTTATATCTCCTGAAAGTTCATATACAAAAAATTTTAAAATATCAAGTGGTAAAGTAAATGAAAGTGTAGTTGGATTCATTTCAGAAACAACAAATTTAACCGTCAAACAACCATCACTACCAAACATGCTTAAATAACCACTATTGTAGGAAAAACCAACTTTTCTATTTATTTTTTCAACACTTCCCACCACTTTGTCTATTAACTTTAGGGCTTTCTTCATTTCGTCAACATTTATTTTTAATCTCATACATTCACCTCTTTATATAATTCTACAATAAAAAGCTTCCTTCTCAAACAGGATAAATATATGCTAGACTTTAAATTTACAATTAACAAATTGTACAATGATACTTGATTATCGAAGAAAAATATGATATAAAAGTAATTGAAAAATTTGTGGGGGGAAAAGTATGAAAATTTTATTCTTCAATAAAAGGGAAAATAAATATTACATAAAAAACACCTAAAAATGGGGCTTTTGGCCCCATTTTCTTTATTTTTCAGGGGGGGTGAAAGTATAAAAATTTACGATCCTTTTGAAAAAAAGATATTCTATGAAGATCTTGAATTACCAGAAAAAGTAAAAGGAAAAAACTTAATATGCGTTCCCACCTTTTTTGACTTTCACACACATGTTAGATTATTAAAAAATCAAGAAAACTATGAATCTCTGCAAAAGGCATGTATTGCCGGTGGATTTTCGGAAGTATTGATACAACCAAATACAAATCCACGTCTTGAAACAAAAGAAGTACACAAGACACACGAACAGTTAACTAAAAAAACTTATGTAAAATTTTATAGAACCACTTCTTTATTTGGAAACCAAGAACCTTCAGGAAATATCCTATGTTATTCGACAGACGGAATTGAATATACATACAATGATTTAGTTAAAAATTTTTCCAAAAAAACTCCTGCTTTAGTTTTGGACCACAGTCAAATATTTGAAAACAAAGGAATGTTCTATAGAAAAATAAACAATATTCCCAAAAGACCAATAACAAATGAAGCAATTGCCATATCTAGAACTGTACTTACAGGAATTGAGTTTAACTTTAAAGATTTTCACATACAGCACGTTTCTTCAAAATATTCCATAGAAATTATCGATTTTTTAAAAAGATATACCCATATAACCTCAGAAGTAACACCTCATCACTTATTAATTTCAAATGAAGACATATCAAATTCAAATTTTAAAATTAATCCTCCACTGTGTGATAGGAAAACAATAGAATTTTTAAAAACAGCTGTAAAAAAAGATAAAATAGACATACTAGCCACTGATCACGCTCCCCATCCGAAAAAACCAGATGACTTTGAAAAAGCACCATACGGTACTTCAAATATAGAAATAGCATTTTCTGCTTTTTACACCGCACTTGAAGATGTTTTCTTAGTTGTTGATAAACTGTGCAAAAATCCAAGGAAAAGATTGGGAATAAAATACAAATTTTCCCATGAAAATTTAGTAATAATAGATCTAAACCAAACCTATATAGTGGATAGCAGCAAATTTTTAAGTAAAGGAAAAAATTGTGCATTTGACGGCATGAAACTCAAGGGGAAAATAATCGGAGTAAAAATAAAAGGACAATGGGGGTATTGGGATGGAGAATACTTACTTGACTAAAAAAGATGTTATTAAATTAAACAAAGACACTTATATAGTTACATTTGAAAACATAAAGTTCGAATTAGGTCAATTTATAATGATCGAAACAAAAAATTTAGTAAGAAAGCCTTTTATACTTGGCACTTGGAATAACCACCCTGCAATTTCCGTACAAATTAAAGGTAAAGGAACCGAATACATAGTAAAAACACAAAATAATATAAAGGCCCATTTTCCACTTGGAAAAAAATTTATCCCACCGTCTGGAAAAGGAATGGTAATTATTTCTCCAACATGTATAACCCTTGCAAATTTAATAACAAAAGAATATAACTGTGATGTACTTGTTGGCAGTAAAACACCTCTTGAATACAAAATACCATTTGAATTTGCAACAGGTGATGTGGAATTTGCAAACAAAGTTGAAAAATTAAAAAAATACGACTGGTATTTAATATCAGGATCAAAGGCAATGGAAAATTTTGTGCTTTCTAAAATTGAATCAAATAATATTTATGTATCTTTAGAAGAATATATGGGATGCGGAATTGGAGCGTGTAAAAGTTGTGCAGTTTTTACGAAAAACGGGGTTAAACATATATGTACAGATGGCCCCATATTTAGGAGGGATGAACTATGAATCTTAATCCACCGTTAATTATAGCCTCAGGTCCTGGAGGAAATGGGGAATATTTAAAACTAATAAATCCAGAGTATATAGGAGCTTATACGTTGAAAACTGTAACTTTAAATCCAAAAAAAGGTAATCTTCCTCCAAGAATGCGAGATAAAGAACATTTTGTAATTAACAGTATTGGCCTTGAAAATCCTGGTATAAACCATTTTATTGAAAATATAGAAAAATATAAATTAAATGTTAAAACTATATTAAGTCTTGGTGGAGATACAAAAGAAGAATATATAAAGATTGCAGAAATTATTGATCCATATGCACAATATTTTGAAGCAATAGAATTTAATTTTTCCTGTCCAAATGTGAAAAAAGGAGGATTATCGATTATATCAGATAAAGACGAATGGGAAGAAATTTTAAAAAAAGTAAGAAAAATACTTCCAAATACCTTTTTAATTGCTAAATTAAGTATAGAAGGAAACTTTGTAGAAACTTCTTCACAAATAGTAGCCAAACACAACTGGGAAGGAATAACCCTAATAAATTGTGTAAGAGGATTAATAATAGAAAATGGGAAAGTAATTACAGGAGGAATTTCCGGTCCAATTCTAAAACCTATCTCATTACGTGCAATATATGAAACAAGGAAAAAATTAAAAGATATCTATATAATAGCTTCAGGTGGAATTTATACGGAAAAAGATGCAGATGAATTTCTAGAAATAGGTGCAAACGCTATTTCCATAGGAAGTGCACTTTTTAAAGATCCAAATGTTGTTGAAAAAATAGGAAAATATTTGAAAGGAGTGAAAAAATGATACCAGTATTAAGTTTGGATATGCAAAAACCATTGGAGTTTATAAAAGAAGTAGGTAGCTTCGAAACAGTAAAAGTAGGGCACAATCTTGCAATTAACGGTAGAAAAATTCTTGATGAGCTCTACAATCTAAACCTCAAGGTCATATTAGACTTAAAATTTTGCGATATTCCTTCTACAGTAGAACGTTCAATAAAAAGTTGGGACCATCCTACAATTATTGGTTTTACAGTCCATAGTGCAGCAG
Above is a window of Thermosipho affectus DNA encoding:
- a CDS encoding iron-sulfur cluster-binding protein — protein: MENTYLTKKDVIKLNKDTYIVTFENIKFELGQFIMIETKNLVRKPFILGTWNNHPAISVQIKGKGTEYIVKTQNNIKAHFPLGKKFIPPSGKGMVIISPTCITLANLITKEYNCDVLVGSKTPLEYKIPFEFATGDVEFANKVEKLKKYDWYLISGSKAMENFVLSKIESNNIYVSLEEYMGCGIGACKSCAVFTKNGVKHICTDGPIFRRDEL
- a CDS encoding dihydroorotase yields the protein MGLLAPFSLFFRGGESIKIYDPFEKKIFYEDLELPEKVKGKNLICVPTFFDFHTHVRLLKNQENYESLQKACIAGGFSEVLIQPNTNPRLETKEVHKTHEQLTKKTYVKFYRTTSLFGNQEPSGNILCYSTDGIEYTYNDLVKNFSKKTPALVLDHSQIFENKGMFYRKINNIPKRPITNEAIAISRTVLTGIEFNFKDFHIQHVSSKYSIEIIDFLKRYTHITSEVTPHHLLISNEDISNSNFKINPPLCDRKTIEFLKTAVKKDKIDILATDHAPHPKKPDDFEKAPYGTSNIEIAFSAFYTALEDVFLVVDKLCKNPRKRLGIKYKFSHENLVIIDLNQTYIVDSSKFLSKGKNCAFDGMKLKGKIIGVKIKGQWGYWDGEYLLD
- a CDS encoding tRNA-dihydrouridine synthase → MNLNPPLIIASGPGGNGEYLKLINPEYIGAYTLKTVTLNPKKGNLPPRMRDKEHFVINSIGLENPGINHFIENIEKYKLNVKTILSLGGDTKEEYIKIAEIIDPYAQYFEAIEFNFSCPNVKKGGLSIISDKDEWEEILKKVRKILPNTFLIAKLSIEGNFVETSSQIVAKHNWEGITLINCVRGLIIENGKVITGGISGPILKPISLRAIYETRKKLKDIYIIASGGIYTEKDADEFLEIGANAISIGSALFKDPNVVEKIGKYLKGVKK
- a CDS encoding HD domain-containing phosphohydrolase, whose protein sequence is MKISDFFLLNLRKNFLLLIFLFLIFTISTLILLFYIEKNNVEIISKILVSELEEGDKSLFKFLEEKSGNNLFVTPVREKRLFSVVSSFEYAGKVIYVFKDISFEILIFLILSFLFFIIYFLMFFNLRGTVYKDSLNITNKLAKIEGSLNYFQNYLEYSPIEEDMEFEEFESIKRSINYLQEVVIENEEEILKSMEDIEKSKKEVEELNKFLISIYEILAKINPKDSVENIAQFILEKIISLFKNVNAGSIILKQNEKYKYFAQFGYDEKLKEFEFSNEDNVLALKYEGYVKGDILRELNKKEGFSEKFKEIGSDKIKSLYVIPIYVENERMGAICLDSFVSENLNLPKYVDIFGKIFGNFLILKVLENDFNKMFFEVLEFFAVSVDERVGKKHSKVVAKLSKKIAKEFGVNPEKTWKAAILHDIGKIMISDRVLKKTGRLTKDELDKIKEHVSYGYELLNRFRFFKDIANIVLYHHERCDGNGYLGLKYEEIPIESRIISVVDAFYTMKIKGFKVEDIFVLLEKDVENGKFDGKIVKKLKEIVKERNL
- the ispG gene encoding flavodoxin-dependent (E)-4-hydroxy-3-methylbut-2-enyl-diphosphate synthase, whose product is MKKEINIGNVKIGGKNPIVIQSMTNTNTENIEETLSQINRLYKAGCELVRVSIPTFEAAIALKNITKKSPIPVIADIHYDYKLAIESIKNGAKKIRINPGNIGNKEKVKEIVKVAKEYNIPIRVGANSGSISNEFAHLSKVDALCESALKEVKILESLGFYNIVISVKSSDVKETIQAYEKIYNITEYPLHLGVTEAGTYEWALIKSSIALGYLLYNGIGDTIRISIAGDPVNEVIVAKKILISLNLRKGPQIIACPTCARTNIDVENWANILEQRFSNKNIKIAVLGCVVNGIGEGKDADIGIAGIPNGFILFKDGKIIGQFKSEEIIDVLEKYINTGEEK